The Oncorhynchus clarkii lewisi isolate Uvic-CL-2024 chromosome 8, UVic_Ocla_1.0, whole genome shotgun sequence nucleotide sequence TATGGAACATTCAACTCTGACCTAAGGCCACCCTCTAACCCGTCCTCCTTTTTAGCACCGTATTGTGAATTATCCTCCAGATACGGAACATGTTGGTTAGCAATAGGATGTGCCTGTTTGTTTTTGGTGGTTTCTTGGTGATATGGATACGGGCTTAACCAGTTAGGAAGCTGGGGGTGGTTTTGCTGCCCATAATATTCATGCGAGGGAAACTTTTCCACGTGTTTCTCCTCAGCAATATTCCAGTTATTGTCGGACTTCATGCTTTTCACGTCTTCTGACTGTTCAGGGGTTGGTTCATGCTTTCTGTGGATTTCTGTTGATTGGTTTGCGCTTTCTGTTAAACAGAAGTGATTGTATGATTCACCACCATGACCATTTTGTCTGTAATTTCCAAAACCTTGACTTGGGCCTGGCTCATCTTGATGAAGACCTGCTGCAAAGATGTGTCCCTCCGAAACAGTCCCATCCTCTAGGGGAATAATGTCCAGTTGAGCCAAGTTGATGTTCCTCTGTTGTTCATCCCCATGCAGTGTGGCCTTATTATAGTGGACCTTCGCGTGAGACTGTAGATGGCAGAGTTGTCTGAAGGACTTACTACAGACGGTACATCTGAAAGGCTTGATGCCCATGTGGACTAATAGATGTCGGGAGAGTTTAGAAGGATAGTCAAACTTCTTCAGACAGGCCATGCACTGGCACACCCCTGATTTCCTAGATGCAACAGGAAGCAGTGTTTGGCTGTCGACGCCGTTTGTTGGGGGGCAGTTGAACTGAGCTAGAGGGACAGCAGAGAGACCACTGCCACTCGATAAAGTATTTTCACTTCTATTACGGAAGACTACGTCCTTTCCATTTGAACATGGGGTCCTTTTCAGTCTTGATAAAGACTGATTATGACTAATAGAGGGTTGAGCCTCTTTCCCTTGTTCATGAACAGACTGGTGCACCTTCAGATGAGCTTTTTGTCTAAACGTTTTGGGACAAGTGGGGCACTGATAGGACCTTTGTCCTGTGTGAACCAGGGAATGCCGCTGTAGCTTGGATGGAGCGCCAAAGCGCTTTGAACAAACTGGGCAACAATAGCGCCCTCTGCCATGGATTGTGGGTTTATTTTGTAAGATGCAACTCCTTTGTTTAGATTTGCCTATTAGTGAATGGTGTGTCGGTGTGCTGTCAAATACATCACTGGTCTTcttgtagtctgtctcatgtcctTGTCTGAGAGATACTGGCTCTGCTGAAgacttcctgtctgtgtcagtgtCCAGTCCAGGTAGCAGCTTCTCACTGGGGTTCCATGCAGGTTGTTGAGCACCATAGTTGGAGAGACTGTCAGTGGAGCAATGACTGAAGGTAGGCCTGACAGGTAAAACATACTGGCTTAGGAAACAATCAACTTCATTGAGGCCTCTGCTTGCTTCCCGAGGTTGAGAAACTTGGTCTAAATGTTCACTTTGATTTCTCTTCACCGCAGAAACAGGCTTGTTCTTTAATATAATATCCCCTGGTTGGTCGGGGGTATCTTCTACTCTTTTCGAAAAATTGTCACTTTTTATGTGGTGGGCCTTCATGTGAGTCTGTAGATGGCAGAGCTGCCTGAAGGACTTACTACAGACGGTGCATCTGAAAGGCTTAATGCCCATGTGGACCAACAGATGTCGGGAGAGTTTGGAGGGATAGTCAAACTTCTTCAGGCATATCATGCACTGATTTCCCCTTACCTTAGGCGTGCTTGTATGTGTATGGTCTGTGCGATTAGACACAAGCAACTTGTTTCTGTTGTCTGAGGAGCGAGTGAGGTCAATGTGCTCCTGTGATGCATGTTTTGCACCATCATGCAATATTTCTGATAAGTTGTATAAACCTTCAACTACATCTAGTTGTCTCTTACCATTCAGCTCTGTGTTGTACGTTATAGAACTTTTAAAGTTTTGGAAATATACTTTGGAAGCACAATTAGTTTGAGGGGGAAGGTAGGCCTtagactttgaaaaagtaaggaaacataaacattttattttgatttttaggtgaccagttgcacgtgcatttgcaatatgattctatagtgaaaaaacatattgcaaatgcacagtgactttgaaaaagtaaggaaacataaacaaaaaaaatctaacatttttttgggggggtgaccagatgcacgtgcatttgcaatatgattctatagtgaaaaaacatattgcaaatgcacagtgactttgaaaaagtaaggaaacataaacattttattttgatttttaggtgaccagttgcacgtgcatttgcaatatgattctatagtgaaaaaacatattgcaaatgcacagtgactttgaaaaagtaaggaaacataaacaaaaaaaatcaaacatttttttgggggggtgaccagatgcacgtgcatttgcaatatgattctatagtgaaaaaacatattgcaaatgcacagtgactttgaaaaagtaagaaacaaaaaaaaatacatctaaaaaattttgagcatgacaaattcgtgatggtacctgcccattgaaacatattgcaaatgcacagtgactttgaaaaagtaaggaaacataaacaaaaaaacatcaacacattttttgggtaaccagttgcatattttagatcacaagatgacaaaggtatagtttgagcaaagtaaagcttgaattttgagcatgacaaattcgtgatggtacctgcccattaaaacatattgcaaatgcacagtgactttgaaaaagtaagaaacaaaaaaaaatacatctaaaaaattttgagcatgacaaattcgtgatggtacctgcccattgaaacatattgcaaatgcacagtgactttgaaaaagtaaggaaacataaacaaaaaaacatcaacacattttttgggtaaccagttgcatattttagatcacaagatgacaaaggtatagtttgagcaaagtaaagcttgaattttgagcatgacaaattcgtgatggtacctgcccattaaaacatattgcaaatgcacagtgactttgaaaaagtaagaaacaaaaaaaaatacatctaaaaaattttgagcatgacaaattcgtgatggtacctgcccattgaaacatattgcaaatgcacagtgactttgaaaaagtaaggaaacataaacaaaaaaacatcaacacattttttgggtaaccagttgcatattttagatcacaagatgacaaaggtatagtttgagcaaagtaaagcttgaattttgagcatgacaaattcgtgatggtacctgcccattaaaacatattgcaaatgcacagtgactttgaaaaagtaagaaacaaaaaaaaatacatctaaaaatttttgagcatgacaaattcgtgatggtacctgcccattgaaacatattgcaaatgcacagtgactttgaaaaagtaaggaaacataaacaaaaaaacatcaacacattttttgggtaaccagttgcatattttagatcacaagatgacaaaggtatagtttgagcaaagtaaagcttgaattttgagcatgacaaattcgtgatggtactgcccattaaaacatattgcaaatgcacagtgactttgaaaaagtaagaaacaaaaaaaaatacatctaaaaaattttgagcatgacaaattcgtgatggtacctgcccattgaaacatattgcaaatgcacagtgactttgaaaaagtaaggaaacataaacaaatggacataatgaaatcatcatttttttttcccggttaccagttgcacgcgcatttgcaatatgattctatagtggacATGattcaaatggacatgatgaaatcaacacaacgagtgatggaaatgaacaactatcactgcccggccgtcccgagttcatcagttcagtcaattttggccccccaaaaaattgactttggactttgacttttgacttcctatgaaatcatattgcaaatggacaaatcatattccttatgcacaagtaaaaaaaaaataataataatgataataaagtatgactaaagtatgtcgataaagttcttatacatgtgtaattgacacaaaaattgaaagaattttgaaaaacggtccagaaagcacttttttaaggatgtgtgaagttttttaccaaattttgacatttttgacttttgacttttgacttcctatgaaatcatattccaaatggagaaaacatatgccttatgcacaagtaaaaaaaaaaaaaaaaaaatgataataaagtatgactaaagtatgttgataaagttcttatacatgtgtaattgacacaaaaattgaaagaattttgaaaaacggtccagaaagcacttttttaaggatgtgtgaagttttttaccaaattttgacatttttgacttttgacttttgacttcctatgaaatcatattccaaatggagaaaacatatgccttatgccaagtaaaaaaaaaaaaaaaaaaaggataataAAGTTGACTTGTATTATTTAACTTACGAGGGTGCACAGCAGTCTCTGAAACTTTATGAGTTTGTTGGTGGACTATCAAATGCCTCTTCTGTTTAAATCTCCTTCCACACATGATACATGGATAGTTCCTTGTCCAGGTTTTTGACCGCTGGGGTTGGGAAATAGATATGAGACTTTGTCGTGGTAGTGAAGAGTTCCGCGACTTGGCGACCCCAGAGTGAATGCTGTAGTGTACCTTTAGATGGGCCAGCTGCCTAAAAGCACGTCGGCATAGGTAGCACTGAAATGGTTTCTGGCCTGTGTGAATCAGGCAGTGCCTCTTTAATTTGGACGGGGCGCTGAAGCACTTAAAGCACTCAGGGCATTTATGAGAGTTTGAATTCTCAATTATTTTTGTATGTTTGGCCACTGTTTCATCTCTGGAGGATCTATCCTCATGCAGTGTCTGTTTCTCAGGTTCACTCCAGTCATCGTGGTTCCTCGTTGCCTCGTCTTTTATGTGCTGCTTCTCAAACCTCTCGACCACAGAGTGTAGGCGATTGAGTTCAGCGGTGCAgcgagaggaacagagagatttTTCCTCAACTCTGTCGACAGGTGCAGTTGGACTGATGCCCACCTCCAATGTGCCCTCTGCACCAAATGTGTCCATGGAGCCTGTCTGCAAACATGCATTTGAGTTATCTATCTTTATAGGAGGGTCAATTTCATATCCACTTGGATGAAAGCTAGACTTTACAATGTTCTTCCGTTCAATATGTTTTGGATAAAGGTGTGTGTTAATATGGAGTTTCAGGTGTGCTGGTTGCCTAAATGCCTTTTCACAGAGGTGACACACAAATGGTCTTTGTCCTGTGTGCGAAAGGATGTGCCTCTGTAGTTTGGATGGAGCAGAAAAGCATTTCAAGCATGTGACACACTGATAATTCTTGCTTTGTGGCGTCTTCTCCATAACGCCAAAGGCCTCCTGTGTTCCATGATGCCTGGCTAGCATTGTGTCCACTAACAATATAGTATTATTTCCACTCGTAGGATGTTATCCTTCTAGTTCCTCTGTTGTACAGCCCAGCTGCCAATATGGGAGGACAACATCTGTAGTGAACAAATAATTTAGTCATTTACAAATATTGTAAAATATTATAGTATTTGTAAACTACATTGCCAACACGGGCTACCTTTATATGCAATACATTATATCGAATAGAAAACAATTTTAAACATTCGCTAGCCATGTGAGGCGAGATTCCCTAAAATCATCCCACTTCGATACAGGTACGACCGGAAGTGACTTTTACTTGCAGGATAGGAGAACATTTTA carries:
- the LOC139415290 gene encoding oocyte zinc finger protein XlCOF28-like — protein: MICLKKFDYPSKLSRHLLVHMGIKPFRCTVCSKSFRQLCHLQTHMKAHHIKSDNFSKRVEDTPDQPGDIILKNKPVSAVKRNQSEHLDQVSQPREASRGLNEVDCFLSQYVLPVRPTFSHCSTDSLSNYGAQQPAWNPSEKLLPGLDTDTDRKSSAEPVSLRQGHETDYKKTSDVFDSTPTHHSLIGKSKQRSCILQNKPTIHGRGRYCCPVCSKRFGAPSKLQRHSLVHTGQRSYQCPTCPKTFRQKAHLKVHQSVHEQGKEAQPSISHNQSLSRLKRTPCSNGKDVVFRNRSENTLSSGSGLSAVPLAQFNCPPTNGVDSQTLLPVASRKSGVCQCMACLKKFDYPSKLSRHLLVHMGIKPFRCTVCSKSFRQLCHLQSHAKVHYNKATLHGDEQQRNINLAQLDIIPLEDGTVSEGHIFAAGLHQDEPGPSQGFGNYRQNGHGGESYNHFCLTESANQSTEIHRKHEPTPEQSEDVKSMKSDNNWNIAEEKHVEKFPSHEYYGQQNHPQLPNWLSPYPYHQETTKNKQAHPIANQHVPYLEDNSQYGAKKEDGLEGGLRSELNVPYKSEPPNDLHVCAGCSQCFTTKRKLNHHRCSPRHLEKERQASSYQCAICFKSFEAPSKLKRHDVIHTGQRPFQCTLCGKAFTQAGHLKTHLQIHR
- the LOC139415291 gene encoding oocyte zinc finger protein XlCOF28-like, which produces MLARHHGTQEAFGVMEKTPQSKNYQCVTCLKCFSAPSKLQRHILSHTGQRPFVCHLCEKAFRQPAHLKLHINTHLYPKHIERKNIVKSSFHPSGYEIDPPIKIDNSNACLQTGSMDTFGAEGTLEVGISPTAPVDRVEEKSLCSSRCTAELNRLHSVVERFEKQHIKDEATRNHDDWSEPEKQTLHEDRSSRDETVAKHTKIIENSNSHKCPECFKCFSAPSKLKRHCLIHTGQKPFQCYLCRRAFRQLAHLKVHYSIHSGVAKSRNSSLPRQSLISISQPQRSKTWTRNYPCIMCGRRFKQKRHLIVHQQTHKVSETAVHPRKLNNTI